A region from the Cannabis sativa cultivar Pink pepper isolate KNU-18-1 chromosome 9, ASM2916894v1, whole genome shotgun sequence genome encodes:
- the LOC115721900 gene encoding transmembrane 9 superfamily member 2 isoform X2 → MVKFLLIIIIICVLICCGSGSLVRSDTENHSYKAGDPVPLYVNKVGPYQNPSESYSYFDLPFCQPDNFKKKNRTLSELLSGDNLIKAPYELEFLVEKRLEIACSKTLTKEEVSQFREAIKRNYYFQMYYDDLPILESIGESYNRGIITDMDNYTFILHTYIQFEILFNKDRVIEIKIQFIPGLGKDITEDKEKCVDFVYNVYWKEVDTAFDKRMEKYLVAPSRRNHIEFNWFAIINTCESLIVAIGILLKLYFHALKKDFSERLHYKELNNNYQHERRWKCILDDVFTLPAHKSLLAAALGSGTQLFTLTMVILILGVIGMFYPYNRVPLLTALIITYTITSSVAGYTATSVYCYFGGTNWLRNLLLTGCLFTGPLLFTFCLLNSIASTYKASIALPLNTIIKFVLVWMFFATPLYLLGGFIGKSSQTEVQAQSQNNKDELKASLTGVKASRKILKVPRFMCYLPQMALAGIFPFSAICVELSSVVYSLWGYENYTQYKFLFVTFILLLIITALINVGLICCKIVSKDHKWWWRN, encoded by the exons ATGGTGAAGTTTctgcttattattattattatctgtGTTCTAATATGTTGTGGAAGTGGAAGCCTAGTGAGATCTGATACTGAAAATCACAGCTATAAAGCTGGAGATCCTGTTCCTTTATATGTTAATAAAGTTGGTCCCTATCAAAATCCCAG TGAATCATACAGCTATTTTGATCTACCATTCTGTCAACCag ATAATTTCAAGAAGAAAAATCGAACTTTGAGTGAGTTGTTGAGTGGAGATAATCTCATCAAGGCTCCATATGAACTTGAGTTTTTAGTTGAAAAAAGGCTTGAAATTGCTTGTTCCAAAACCTTAACAAAGGAAGAAGTTTCTCAGTTTAGAGAAGCAATCAAAAGAAATTACTACTTCCAAATGTACTATGATGACTTGCCAATCTTGGAATCTATAGGAGAGAGTTACAACAGAGGCATTATTACTGATATGGATAACTACACATTTATACTTCACACATACATTCAATTTGAAATTCTTTTCAACAAGGACCGAGTAATCGAAATCAAGATTCAATTCATCCCCGGATTAGGAAAAGACATAACTGAGGACAAGGAAAAGTGTGTAGACTTTGTTTACAATGTATATTGGAAGGAAGTTGACACTGCATTTGACAAGAGAATGGAGAAGTACTTAGTTGCTCCATCACGGCGCAATCACATCGAGTTCAATTGGTTTGCAATTATAAATACATGCGAATCACTAATCGTCGCGATTGGTATCCTTCTGAAACTTTACTTTCATGCTCTTAAGAAGGATTTTTCTGA GAGGTTGCATTATAAAGAATTGAATAACAATTACCAACATGAAAGAAGATGGAAGTGTATTCTAGATGATGTATTTACATTACCAGCTCACAAGTCATTGCTTGCTGCAGCACTTGGTTCTGGTACTCAATTGTTTACACT TACCATGGTCATTCTCATACTTGGGGTAATTGGTATGTTTTATCCGTACAACCGAGTACCCTTATTGACTGCATTGATAATTACATACACAATAACTTCTAGTGTTGCTGGATACACTGCAACTTCAGTTTACTGTTATTTTGGAGGAACAAACTGG TTGAGGAATTTACTCCTAACAGGATGCCTTTTTACTGGACCTCTTCTCTTTACATTTTGCCTTCTTAACTCAATAGCCTCTACTTACAAGGCATCTATAGCTCTTCCTTTAAACACAATCATAAAGTTTGTTCTTGTTTGGATGTTCTTTGCTACCCCATTGTATCTTTTGGGTGGATTTATTGGAAAAAGTTCCCAAACTGAGGTTCAAGCTCAATCCCAAAATAACAAGGATGAGCTAAAAGCTTCATTAACTGGGGTAAAAGCCAGTCGAAAAATTCTAAAGGTACCGCGGTTCATGTGTTATCTTCCTCAGATGGCATTGGCTGGGATATTTCCTTTTAGTGCGATTTGCGTTGAGCTTTCGTCTGTGGTTTATAGCTTGTGGGGTTATGAGAATTACACTCAGTACAAGTTTCTGTTTGTAACCTTCATTCTTCTTCTAATCATCACTGCTTTAATCAATGTGGGCTTGATTTGTTGCAAGATTGTTTCTAAAGATCACAAATGGTGGTGGAG GAACTGA
- the LOC115721900 gene encoding transmembrane 9 superfamily member 2 isoform X1, which translates to MVKFLLIIIIICVLICCGSGSLVRSDTENHSYKAGDPVPLYVNKVGPYQNPSESYSYFDLPFCQPDNFKKKNRTLSELLSGDNLIKAPYELEFLVEKRLEIACSKTLTKEEVSQFREAIKRNYYFQMYYDDLPILESIGESYNRGIITDMDNYTFILHTYIQFEILFNKDRVIEIKIQFIPGLGKDITEDKEKCVDFVYNVYWKEVDTAFDKRMEKYLVAPSRRNHIEFNWFAIINTCESLIVAIGILLKLYFHALKKDFSERLHYKELNNNYQHERRWKCILDDVFTLPAHKSLLAAALGSGTQLFTLTMVILILGVIGMFYPYNRVPLLTALIITYTITSSVAGYTATSVYCYFGGTNWLRNLLLTGCLFTGPLLFTFCLLNSIASTYKASIALPLNTIIKFVLVWMFFATPLYLLGGFIGKSSQTEVQAQSQNNKDELKASLTGVKASRKILKVPRFMCYLPQMALAGIFPFSAICVELSSVVYSLWGYENYTQYKFLFVTFILLLIITALINVGLICCKIVSKDHKWWWRSFVYGGSIGLYVYGFCIHYLLYKRSDMSGSLQLSFFFGYMACICYALFLMFGSVGFLASYLFLRQIYHSLHYIKT; encoded by the exons ATGGTGAAGTTTctgcttattattattattatctgtGTTCTAATATGTTGTGGAAGTGGAAGCCTAGTGAGATCTGATACTGAAAATCACAGCTATAAAGCTGGAGATCCTGTTCCTTTATATGTTAATAAAGTTGGTCCCTATCAAAATCCCAG TGAATCATACAGCTATTTTGATCTACCATTCTGTCAACCag ATAATTTCAAGAAGAAAAATCGAACTTTGAGTGAGTTGTTGAGTGGAGATAATCTCATCAAGGCTCCATATGAACTTGAGTTTTTAGTTGAAAAAAGGCTTGAAATTGCTTGTTCCAAAACCTTAACAAAGGAAGAAGTTTCTCAGTTTAGAGAAGCAATCAAAAGAAATTACTACTTCCAAATGTACTATGATGACTTGCCAATCTTGGAATCTATAGGAGAGAGTTACAACAGAGGCATTATTACTGATATGGATAACTACACATTTATACTTCACACATACATTCAATTTGAAATTCTTTTCAACAAGGACCGAGTAATCGAAATCAAGATTCAATTCATCCCCGGATTAGGAAAAGACATAACTGAGGACAAGGAAAAGTGTGTAGACTTTGTTTACAATGTATATTGGAAGGAAGTTGACACTGCATTTGACAAGAGAATGGAGAAGTACTTAGTTGCTCCATCACGGCGCAATCACATCGAGTTCAATTGGTTTGCAATTATAAATACATGCGAATCACTAATCGTCGCGATTGGTATCCTTCTGAAACTTTACTTTCATGCTCTTAAGAAGGATTTTTCTGA GAGGTTGCATTATAAAGAATTGAATAACAATTACCAACATGAAAGAAGATGGAAGTGTATTCTAGATGATGTATTTACATTACCAGCTCACAAGTCATTGCTTGCTGCAGCACTTGGTTCTGGTACTCAATTGTTTACACT TACCATGGTCATTCTCATACTTGGGGTAATTGGTATGTTTTATCCGTACAACCGAGTACCCTTATTGACTGCATTGATAATTACATACACAATAACTTCTAGTGTTGCTGGATACACTGCAACTTCAGTTTACTGTTATTTTGGAGGAACAAACTGG TTGAGGAATTTACTCCTAACAGGATGCCTTTTTACTGGACCTCTTCTCTTTACATTTTGCCTTCTTAACTCAATAGCCTCTACTTACAAGGCATCTATAGCTCTTCCTTTAAACACAATCATAAAGTTTGTTCTTGTTTGGATGTTCTTTGCTACCCCATTGTATCTTTTGGGTGGATTTATTGGAAAAAGTTCCCAAACTGAGGTTCAAGCTCAATCCCAAAATAACAAGGATGAGCTAAAAGCTTCATTAACTGGGGTAAAAGCCAGTCGAAAAATTCTAAAGGTACCGCGGTTCATGTGTTATCTTCCTCAGATGGCATTGGCTGGGATATTTCCTTTTAGTGCGATTTGCGTTGAGCTTTCGTCTGTGGTTTATAGCTTGTGGGGTTATGAGAATTACACTCAGTACAAGTTTCTGTTTGTAACCTTCATTCTTCTTCTAATCATCACTGCTTTAATCAATGTGGGCTTGATTTGTTGCAAGATTGTTTCTAAAGATCACAAATGGTGGTGGAG GTCATTTGTGTATGGTGGATCAATTGGATTGTATGTTTATGGGTTTTGCATACATTACTTATTGTATAAGAGATCAGATATGTCAGGTTCCTTACAACTCTCATTCTTCTTTGGATACATGGCTTGCATTTGCTATGCCCTTTTCTTGATGTTTGGTAGTGTTGGTTTCTTAGCCTCTTATCTCTTTCTTCGCCAAATTTACCATTCTCTTCATTACATAAAAACTTGA